From Bacteroidota bacterium, a single genomic window includes:
- a CDS encoding TerD family protein — MAVSLKKGGNVSLSKEAPGLSKVTIGLGWDPRVTDGAEFDLDASVFVCGEDGKVISDKHFIFYNNATSPDGSIEHTGDNRSGEGEGDDEQVKVNLGSVPADVKKLVFAVTIHDAALRKQNFGQVANAFMRVINQDGEKELARYDLSEDYSVETAMIFGEVYRHGDEWKFKAIGGGFEGGLGPLASSHGVN, encoded by the coding sequence ATGGCTGTATCACTGAAAAAGGGCGGAAATGTGTCCCTAAGCAAGGAAGCGCCGGGACTTAGCAAGGTCACAATTGGACTTGGATGGGATCCGCGCGTCACTGACGGAGCAGAATTTGATCTAGACGCTTCAGTATTTGTCTGTGGCGAAGATGGCAAGGTCATCTCGGACAAACACTTTATCTTTTATAATAATGCCACAAGCCCGGACGGATCGATCGAGCACACTGGTGATAACCGCAGCGGCGAAGGCGAAGGTGACGACGAGCAGGTTAAGGTGAACCTTGGTTCCGTGCCCGCAGATGTCAAAAAGCTAGTATTTGCCGTGACCATTCACGATGCAGCGTTGCGGAAACAGAACTTTGGGCAAGTAGCCAATGCGTTTATGCGCGTAATCAACCAAGATGGTGAAAAAGAACTCGCTCGCTATGATCTGTCCGAGGATTACTCTGTCGAAACAGCTATGATTTTTGGTGAAGTGTATCGTCACGGTGATGAGTGGAAATTCAAAGCCATCGGTGGAGGCTTCGAAGGTGGCCTGGGGCCACTCGCGTCTTCACATGGCGTAAACT